The following proteins are co-located in the Castanea sativa cultivar Marrone di Chiusa Pesio chromosome 8, ASM4071231v1 genome:
- the LOC142607440 gene encoding dicarboxylate transporter 1, chloroplastic, whose protein sequence is MASMALTSSLTLPPRSFPSLRSRNPSKSAHFLPSLRIPNPISISHSQFTNKSFPISLSPLPNKSSNYNNKKLFTVKAAASGAATSAKQPAPAPWQGAAIKPLLASIATGIILWFVPVPAGVTRNAWQLLAIFLATIVGIITQPLPLGAVALLGLGASVLTKTLTFAAAFSAFGDPIPWLIALAFFFARGFIKTGLGNRIAYQFVSLFGSSSLGLGYSLVFSEALLAPAIPSVSARAGGIFLPLVKSLCVACGSNVGDGTEERLGSWLMLTCFQTSVISSAMFLTAMAANPLSANLTFNTIKQTIGWTDWAKAAFVPGLVSLIVVPFLLYLIYPPTVKSSPDAPKLAKEKLEKMGPMTKNEIIMGGTLLLTVGLWIFGGMLNVDAVTAAILGLSVLLVTGVVTWKECLAESVAWDTLTWFAALIAMAGYLNKYGLISWFSQTVVKFVGGLGLSWQLSFGILVLLYFYSHYFFASGAAHIGAMFTAFLSVSSALGTPPYFGAIVLAFLSNLMGGLTHYGIGSAPVFYGANYVPLSKWWGYGFLISIVNIIIWLGVGGVWWKYLGLW, encoded by the exons atgGCGTCGATGGCGCTCACTTCTTCACTAACCTTACCACCTCGCTCTTTCCCTTCCCTCCGTTCCCGCAATCCCTCCAAATCCGCTCATTTCCTTCCCTCCTTAAGAATTCCAAATCCCATTTCCATTTCCCATTCCCAATTCACTAACAAATCCTTTCCCATTTCACTATCCCCGTTACCAAACAAGTCTAGTaattataacaacaaaaaattattcactGTTAAAGCTGCAGCCAGTGGCGCTGCCACGTCAGCCAAGCAGCCGGCGCCGGCGCCGTGGCAAGGGGCGGCGATTAAGCCGCTGCTGGCGTCGATCGCCACCGGAATTATCCTCTGGTTCGTTCCGGTGCCGGCGGGAGTCACGCGCAACGCGTGGCAGCTGCTCGCGATCTTCCTCGCCACCATCGTCGGGATCATCACCCAGCCTCTGCCTCTCGGCGCCGTCGCGCTGCTCGGCCTCGGCGCATCCGTGCTCACCAAGACGCTGACGTTCGCCGCCGCGTTCTCCGCCTTCGGAGACCCGATCCCGTGGCTCATCGCGCTCGCTTTCTTCTTCGCCCGCGGGTTCATCAAGACCGGGCTCGGGAACCGAATCGCTTACCAGTTCGTCTCCTTGTTCGGAAGCTCGTCGTTGGGGCTAGGTTACAGCTTGGTTTTCAGCGAAGCGCTGTTGGCTCCGGCGATCCCGTCGGTTTCCGCGAGAGCCGGAGGGATCTTTCTCCCGCTCGTGAAGTCGCTCTGCGTCGCCTGCGGCAGCAACGTCGGCGACGGGACCGAGGAGCGGCTCGGATCGTGGCTGATGCTCACGTGCTTTCAGACGTCGGTGATTTCGTCGGCGATGTTCTTGACGGCGATGGCGGCGAATCCATTGAGCGCGAATCTGACTTTCAACACGATCAAGCAGACGATCGGGTGGACCGATTGGGCCAAGGCGGCGTTCGTGCCTGGTTTGGTGTCGTTGATCGTGGTTCCGTTTCTTCTGTACTTGATTTACCCGCCGACGGTGAAGAGTAGCCCCGATGCGCCGAAATTGGCGAAAGAGAAGTTGGAGAAGATGGGACCAATGACAAAGAATGAGATTATCATGGGTGGAACTCTGCTTCTTACG GTGGGCCTCTGGATTTTTGGAGGGATGCTGAATGTGGATGCTGTCACTGCCGCCATTCTTGGATTATCTGTCCTCCTGGTCACCGGGGTTGTGACGTGGAAGGAGTGCTTAGCTGAATCAGTTGCCTGGGACACCCTCACATGGTTTGCTGCACTCATTGCAATGGCTGGATATCTCAACAAATATGGTCTCATCTCCTGGTTCAGCCAAACTGTAGTCAAG TTTGTTGGTGGATTGGGTCTTTCATGGCAGCTATCTTTTGGCATTCTGGTTCTGCTCTATTTCTACTCTCACTACTTCTTTGCAAGTGGAGCTGCTCATATTGGTGCCATGTTCACAGCCTTCTTGTCTGTTTCTAGTGCTCTAGGCACTCCACCATACTTTGGAGCCATTGTGCTTGCCTTCCTTTCGAACCTCATGGGTGGCCTTACCCACTATGGCATTGGGTCAGCTCCTGTTTTCTATGGTGCCAACTACGTCCCTCTTAGTAAATGGTGGGGCTATGGATTCCTCATATCTATTGTCAACATTATTATCTGGCTTGGAGTTGGAGGAGTTTGGTGGAAGTACCTTGGCTTGTGGTAA